Part of the Arcobacter sp. F155 genome, CAAGCTCTGTCAATAGCTAATTGCTCAGCTTTGTCAGCAAATTCACATCCACCATAATATCTTTTATATGGATAACCCTCTGCATACTTGTTAGTAAATACAGAACCCATTGCTTCCATCACAGCAGGAGATGTGAAGTTCTCACTTGCAATCATCTCTAAGTGTGTTGTTTGTCTTTCTAGTTCTGCTTCTACGATATCAAAAATCTCTTTATCTGCTTGTTCTAGTCTTGCTTCTGTTATGTAGCTCATTTCAAGTCCTTCTTTAATATTTATTTTTCGTCTTCGTCTTCTTCTGCATGTAAATCAATTTCATGTTTGATTGGTTTCATAGCAGGGAATAATAATACATCTCTAATTGAGTGTTCATTTGTTAACATCATTACAAGTCTGTCAATACCAATACCTTGACCAGCACAAGGTGCCATACCATAAGATAATGCATTTACAAAGTCTTCATCCATTTCGTGTGCTTCGTCATCACCCGCATCTTTAGCTGCAATTTGACCTTCAAATCTTTGAAGTTGGTCTAATGGGTCATTAAGCTCAGAGAAGGCATTTGCAATCTCTTTTCCAGCAATAAATAACTCAAATCTATCAGTTAAATGAGGTTTCTCATCATTTCTTCTAGCTAGTGGTGAAATTTCAACTGGATATTCAGTAATAAATGTTGGGTTGATAAGTTTTTCTTCAACATACTCATCAAATAGTTCACCTTGTAATTGACCTAAATTCATAGCTTCATTTACTTCAAGGTTTTTCTCTTTCATAAATGCAATAATTTTATCTTTGTCTTCAGTAATATCAGCAGGAACTCCACCAATAGTAGTAAGTGATTCAATTAATGGAACTTCAGAGAACTTAGTAAAGTCAATTTCAACATCTCCATATGGAAGAGTCATTGGTAAATCTAAGTGCTCAAATAGATACTCAAAATACTCTTTTGTAATATCAATTAAATCTTTATATGTTTTATAAGCCCAATAGAACTCAATAGAAGTAAACTCAGGATTGTGAGTTGCATCCATACCTTCATTTCTAAAGTTTCTGTTGATTTCAAATACTGCTTCAAATCCACCAACAATTAATCTTTTTAAATATAACTCTGGTGCAATTCTTAAGAATCTATCAACACCTAATGCGTTATGGTGAGTAACAAAAGGTTTTGCATTTGCTCCACCTGGAATTGGGTGCATCATTGGAGTTTCAACCTCTAAGAAACCTTTATCTTCAAAGAATCTTCTAGTAAGAGAGATAACTTTTGATCTAATATGGAAAGTTTTTCTAACTTGAGAGTTCATGATTAAGTCTAAATATCTTTGTCTATATCTTAACTCTTTATCTTGGATACCATGGTATTTTTCTGGTAGTGGAGAAATAGATTTTGTTAAAATTGTTAAATCATGTACGTGTAGTGATAACTCACCTTTACCAGTAATAAATGGGTATCCTGTTACTTCAATGATATCTCCAACTTCAATGTTCTTTTTGAAAATATTGTTATAGAAACCTTCTGGTAGGTTATCTCTTGCTACATAAATTTGTAGAATTCCACTTTCGTCTTCAATTTTTAAGAAAGATGCTTTACCCATAAGTCTGAAGAACTTAATTCTTCCTGCAACTGTATAGTGTCTATTTTCATCTCTTTTATCTTCTTTTTGGAAAATATCTGTATTTACATTTAAATATTTACTAATAGTTGTATTTCTTGCACTATCATTTGCATATGGGTTTACCCCTAACTCTCTTAAAACATTAGCTTTTTCTATTCTTTGTTGTATATATTTATTTTCAAACAATATTAATTTCCTTTTTCCGTATTAGTTGTATTTTCTTCATTTGAAATTGAATTAACAATATTTTCTGTAGCTTCTTTAGTTGCTTTTTCAATCTCTTTGTTTACTGCTTCTTTTGTAGATTCAATTGTTTCATTAGTCGTTGTTTTTAACTCTTCAAAAGTTTTTTTTGCTTCTTCAGAGATATTTACTTTTTCACCATCTTCATTTGAAGGAAGTTTTTCTTCGATTTTTTTAGTAAAGTCTGCTGGGTCTAGTTTAATAATGAAATCACCAGTTTTTACAAGAAGAGGGAAAGTTATTGAAGTAGAAACTTTTTCATCTAAAAGGTTTCTAAATGACTCAATTTGATAAACAGCATAAGTAATTACTGAGAATATAAAGAATATTTTTGCACTACCAAATAAGAATCCTAAAATTCTATCAAAGATTCCAAGTCCACTTGCAGAGAAGATATTACTGATTATAATTCCAGCAACATAAAGAATAATCCAAAAACCAATAAGACCTACGATAAAACCAATAAGTTTATTAGTTGAACCATTTTCTAAGGCTAAGATAGGTGCAATAATACCACCAATATTTTCAGAAAGCCTAGATGCAACAAAAATACCACCTATTATTCCAACTAAACCAAAAACCTCTTTTATAAAGCCCTTCATAAGGCCTTTAAGACCTAATAAAACAGTAATACTTAAGATTATTATATCAAATGCAGTAAACTCTTGCATAAATATCCTTATATTTATAATATGGCGCAATTATATCTTAGTTTTTCTAAAATAAAAGTTTAAGAGATATTAATCTTTTTTTGCTAGAATTCTTTCTATTATGAACAATGTAAAAAGATATCCAACAAAAAAGATTTTCGTAGGTGATGTTGCTATTGGAGGAGATGCTCCAATATCAGTTCAATCTATGACATATAGTAAGACTTCCGATGTGGAAGCAACCGTAGAACAAATTAGAGCATTACACTTTGCAGGAGCAGACATCGTAAGAGTTGCAGTTCCTGACTTAAAAGCAGCAAATGCATTAAAAGCTATTAAAGAACAAACTTCTTTACCACTAGTTGCAGATATACATTTTAACTATAAATTAGCATTAATAGCAGCAGAAGTGGTAGACTGTATCAGACTTAATCCTGGAAATATAGGAGATAAAAAAAGGGTTACAGAGGTTGTAAAGGCTTGTCAACAAAGAAATCTTCCAATTAGAATTGGAGTAAACTGTGGTTCTTTAGAGTCACAATTTGAAGACAAATATGGCCAAACAGCACGTGGTATGGTAGAGAGTGCGGACTATAATATTAAGTATTTAGAGGATTTAGGTTTTGATGATATTAAAGTATCATTAAAAGCTAGTGATGTTCAAAGAACAGTTGAAGCATATAGAATGCTAAGACCTATGAATAATTATCCTTTCCACTTGGGTGTAACAGAAGCTGGAACACAGTTTCATTCAACTATAAAATCTTCAATTGCACTTGGAAGTTTACTTCTTGATGGTATTGGTGATACTTTAAGAGTGTCTATGACAGGTGAGCTTGAAAAAGAGATTGAAGTAGGGCGAGCAATACTTAAAGATGCAGGACTTGTACAAGAGGGCTTAAATATTATTTCATGTCCGACTTGTGGAAGAATTGAAGCTGATTTAGTAAGTGCTGTTGCAGAAGTTGAAGAGAAAACTAAGCATATTAAAACACCTTTAAATGTATCTGTTATGGGATGTGTTGTAAATGCTTTAGGTGAAGCAAAAGCTGCTGATGTTGCGATTGCATATGGAAAAGGAGTTGGGCTAATCATCAAAAAAGGTGAGACAATAGCAAAACTTCCAACAGACCAATTATTAGATAGATTTTTAAAAGAAGTAGAATTTGAAGCAAAGAAAGAGGGTAATAATTAGTGGATAGTGTATATAGTATAAATATTGAAAGAGCAGTTTTAAGTTCAGTTCTTTTTAATCCAGAGGAGTTAGAAGATATTTTAGGTGTTTTAAAACCTAAAGATTTCTATTTACCTGCACATCAAAAAATTTATGAAGTAATGTCAAAACTTCATGATGAGTCAATGCCAATTGATGAGGAGTTTATTAAAAAAAGAGTTGATTCTAAAGATGTTGATGATTCAATATTACTTGAAATACTTTCTGCTAACCCAATTACAAATACTTTAGCATATGTAAAAGAGATTAAAGATGGTTCTGTAAAAAGAGAACTAGCAACTCTTGCAACAACAATAAAAAAAGTTGCAATAGAAGATGAAGTAAGTGCAAATGATGCTTTAGACACAGTTCAAGGCGAACTTTATAAAATCTCTACAGATAGTGCAACTTCTGAGTTAAAAGAGATGGAAACTATTACTTCTGATACTCTTTCATACATAAAGAAAATGAAAGAGTTAGGAAATACTCACTTAACAGGGCAAACAACTGGATTTTATGATTTAGATAAAAGAACAACCGGATTTAATGAAGGTGACCTTGTAATTTTAGCTGCAAGACCTGCTATGGGTAAAACAGCACTTGTTTTAAATATGGCTTTAGCCAATGTTGAAGCAGGAAAAGGTGTTATCTTTTTCTCTCTGGAAATGCCAGCAGAACAACTTATGTTAAGGATGCTTGCTGCAAAAACTTCAATCCCTTTACAAAACCTAAGAAAAGGTGATATGGATGATAATCAATGGGCAAACTTAACGGGAGCCTTTGAAGATTTAAACCAGAAAAAACTTTTTGTTGATGATGGTGGTAGTATTAACATTAACCAGTTAAGAGCAAGGGTTAGAAAACTAGCTCAAAATGAAGATAATAAAATTTCAATGGTAATCATCGATTATCTTCAACTTATGCAAGGAACTGGAAATAAAGATAGACACCAAGAGGTTTCTGATATTTCAAGGGGACTTAAAATGCTTGCTAGGGAGATGAAAATTCCTGTTATTGCACTTTCTCAGTTAAACAGGGGACTTGAAAATAGACCTGATAAAAGACCAATGCTTTCTGACCTTAGGGAGTCTGGTGCTATTGAGCAAGATGCCGATATTATCATGTTTGTTTATAGGGATGATGTATATAGAGAAAGAGATGAAGCAAGAAAAGAGAAAGAAGCTAAAGACAAAGGTGAAGAGTATAAATCTACTTTTGTAAATAAGCCTGAAGAAGAAGCTGAGATTATTATTGGTAAACAAAGAAATGGTCCAATTGGTACTGTTAAACTTGATTTCCAAAAGCAATACACGAGATTTGTTGATAAAGAAAACTCTAATGATGCTCCTATTGAAGTAGTATTTGAATCTATTTCTGATACTGAAAAAGAAGCAAATATTGAGGTTCCTAATATTTTATAATATTTAAAGTTATTTATATTTAAGAAAGTACTTGCCATAATAATAAATCTTATTATAAGGTTTGATTATGAAAAAGGCTTTCTCCTTACTTGAACTTATTTTTGCAATTGTTGTAATAGGTATTATAGCTTCTTTTGCAGTTCCTAAATATATTGATACAAGAGATAGTGCTCTTGCTTCCACAATAAAAAGAGACTTAATTACTGTAATAACCTCCGTTCAAAGCTACTATTTAATAAACCAAGAAATTGAAAAAATCACTGATAGTGTAAGTGTAAACGAGTCAAATTGGCTAGTTGAAGATAAAAAAATGCTTTTTAATGACAAAAAAGAAGAGTGTCTAAGCTTAGAACTATCAGAGTCTAGTATAATTATTACAATTGAACCATCTAAAGGAAATGTTTGTAAAATATTAGAAGAGATGGGTGTAAAAAGTGAAACATTTGACTTAATATAAGGTTGCTGATGACAAAAGCTGTTTTTTTGGATAGAGATGGAGTAGTAAATGTTGAGAAAAACTACTTATATAAAATAGAAGATTTTGAGTTTATTGATGGAATATTTGACTCTTTAAAGAAAGTACAAAACTTAGGCTATAAACTTTTTATAATAACAAATCAATCAGGAATAGGAAGAGGTTATTATACAAAAGAAGATTTTGAAAAACTAACTTCATGGATGTTACAAGAGTTCAGAAATAATGAAATTGTAATATCGCAAGTAGAACTATGTCCCCACGGTCCTAATGACAACTGTCTTTGCCGAAAACCTAAAACTGGTATGATTGATAAGATACTAGAAAATCACAATATCGATTTAGAAAACTCATGGCTTGTAGGAGATAAATCTTCTGATATAAAATGTGCTAAAAATGCAGGAATACTAAATACAATACAGGTTAAATCAGGTCATAAATTTAATGAAAATGAGTCACTTGCTAAGTATATTTGTGAAAGTATTAAGGATATAGATAAAATTATACAGACATAATATTTTTTTAGATAGAATAATTACACTTTGTAAAAAATAATGTTAGGATTTAATATGGTATTAACTCAAGAAGAGAAAAAAATAATAAATGATTCAATTAGAGATATCAAAGATTTCCCAAAAGAGGGGATTGTTTTTAAAGATATTACAACACTATTAAATAATAAAGAAGCATATCAAACTTTAATGAACCATTTAGAACAAAGGTACAAATCCTATGATTTAGATTATGTTGCAGGAATAGACTCAAGAGGGTTTATTTTTGGTGCAGCATTAGCGGATAGATTAAAAGTTGGTTTTGTTCCAGTTAGAAAAAAAGGAAAACTTCCTAGTACAACAGTTTGTGAAAAATATGAATTAGAGTATGGTTTTGACGAAGTTGAAATTCATCTTGATGCTTTTCCAAAGAAAAATGCAAGAGTATTAATGATTGATGATTTAATTGCAACAGGTGGAACAGCAAATGCAGCTGCCAAACTTATCAAACATGTTGATGCCGATTTAGTTGAAGTATGTTTTTTATTAAACTTAACATTTTTAGAGGGTGCAAAAAAAGTAGAAGAGCATGCACCAGTATATTCAATATTAGAAATTTAAAGAAGTGATATGAAAGAAAATAACATTTATATACCAAAGAAAAGTAAATTTGATCCAGATGAAAATGGACATTTTGGAGAGTTTGGAGGAAGATATGTCCCTGAAACTTTAATGCCTATTTTAAAAGAGCTAGAAGAAGAGTATAACAAATATAGATTTGATAAAGGTTTTTGGACTGAAGTCAATGACTTACTTAAAGATTATGTAGGAAGAGAAAACCCTTTATACTTAGCAAGAAATGTTAGTGAAGAAATAGGTGCAAAAGTATATCTAAAAAGAGAAGATTTAAATCATACAGGTGCACACAAAGTTAATAATGTAATTGCACAAGGACTTTTAGCAAAAAAACTAGGAAAAACAAAAGTAATTGCTGAAACAGGAGCAGGACAACATGGTGTTGCAACTGCAACTATTGCAGCTCTTTTAGGTTTAGATTGTACTGTTTTTATGGGTGCAAAAGATGTTGAGAGACAAGAGTTAAATGTATTTAGAATGAAACTTCTTGGTGCAAAAGTTATAGCTGTAGAGTCTGGAAGTAGAACACTTAAAGATGCGATGAATGATGCTATTAGATACTGGGTTACAAATGCAAGGGATACATTTTATATCATTGGAACTGTTGCTGGTCCACATCCTTATCCATTAATGGTTAGAGATTTCCAAGCAATTATTGGATATGAAGCTAGAAAACAGATTTTAGAAAAAGAAGGAAAACTTCCTGATTATGTATTAGCATGTATCGGTGGTGGATCAAATGCAATTGGAATGTTCTCACACTTCTTAGAAGATGAAGAAGTAACTTGTGTGGGAATTGAAGCAGGTGGTTTAGGACTAGATACAGATAAACATGGTTGTTCTCTAGAAAAAGGGAAACCAGGAATTTTACATGGACAGTGTTCATATCTTTTACAAGATGAAAATGGACAAGTTTTAGAAGCTCACTCTATAAGTGCAGGGCTTGATTATCCAGGAATTGGACCTGAACACTCTTTCCATAAAGATAATAAATCAGTTCAGTATGATTCGGTTACAGATGATGAAGCTATGGATGCTTTTGTATGGTTAAGTAGAAAAGAGGGAATTATTCCTGCTTTTGAATCTGCTCATGCAATTGCATATTTAAAGAAAGCAAAAGATAAGTTACAAGGTAAGACTGTGATTATTAGTCTTTCTGGTCGAGGTGATAAGGATATGGTTCAAGCTAAAGAAATTTTACACTTTGACTAAATAAGGCTAGGGATGAAAGAGTTTTTAAGAAATAATGCAGGAAAAATACTTTTTATAGTAGTAGCTTTATTTGTGGTTTTTTTAGGATATAGCCTTTATCAAGCACCTGTTGAAGGTATTGAAAATAGGTTTGTTTATCTTTTAAAAACATATGGATATATAATTTTATTTGCTTGGAGTATTTTAGAAGGTGAAGCTGGTCTTATTATGGCTGGTCTTTTATCTCATACTGGTGATATGAATATGTATATGGCAATTTTTATTGCAGGACTTGGTGGCTTTGTTGGTGACCAAATCTACTTTTATACTGGAAGATTTAATAAGTCTTATGTTCATAGAAAGTTCAAAGGTCAAAGAAGAAAATTTGCCTTAGCTCATATTTTATTACAAAAATATGGTTGGCCAATTATTTTTGTTCAAAGATATATGTATGGTATGAGAACAATTATTCCAATCTCAATTGGACTAACAAGATATAGTGCAAAGACTTTTGCTTTTATTAATCTTATTAGTGCTTGGTGTTGGGCAGCTATTACTATCGTTCCAACTTGGTACTTTGGTGAAGAGATTTTAATTGTTTTAAAATGGTTAAAAGAACACTGGTATTATGCTTTACCATTCGCATTATTAATTGGTGGAAGTATAGTTTATTATTTCCATGTAATGACAAAGAAAAAGGAGAAATAAATGGTATTAAATTTAATTGAAAAAAATATAAAAAAAGTAAATACTGATTTAGAAATTATAATTGTAGATTCTATTAAAAATTTAAAAGAAAAAGAGATTTTAGAAAATTTAGGTTTTGAAGCAAAAGATGAAGTATCAGTTTTACTTCCTGAATCAAGAAAGATTTTTGTTGGTTGTGAAGCTAATGATTATGACTCTTTAGCAATTGCAATTGCAACTGCTGTTAAAAAATTTAACTCAACAAAATTTACAAGTGCAAAAGTTAAAGCTGAAAAAGAGAGTTTAAAAGCTTTAGTTGAAGGTGCTGCTCTTGGTGCTTATAAATTTGATAAATATAAATCTGAAAAGAAAAAAGAGAAAGAAAAAGAGTTAAACTTTTGTATTGAAAAAGTTACAAAAACTATTAAAAATAGTTTTGAAGAGTCTTTAGAGATTGCAAAAGCTGTAAATAAAACAAGAGATATGGTAAATACTACACCAGATGATTTCTATCCAGATGTTATGGCAAAAGAAGCAAAAGATATCGCTAAGGAAACAAAATTAGAGTGTGTAATTCATGGTGAAAAGTATTTAGAAAAAAATGCAATGTTTGCAATGCTAAGTGTTGGTAGAGCGTCAAGACATGAATCTAAACTTATTCATTTATCATATAAACCATCAAATGCTAAGAAGAAAATAGTATTAGTTGGAAAAGGTTTAACGTATGATTCAGGTGGGCTATCTTTAAAACCAGCAGACTTTATGACAACTATGAAATCAGATAAAAGTGGTGGTTGTGCAGTTCTTGGAATAATGAGTGTTATTTCAAAACTACAACTTCCTTTTGAAGTTCATGGTATTGTTGGTGCTGTTGAAAATATGATTGGTGGAGATGCTTATAAACCTGATGATGTATTAAAAGCTAAAAATGGAACTACTATTGAAGTTAAAAATACAGATGCAGAAGGAAGACTAGTATTAGCTGATTGTTTATGTTATGCACAAGATGAGATTAAAAATATTGATTATCTTTTTGATTATGCAACATTAACTGGTGCTTGTGTAGTTGGAGTAGGTGAATATACTTCTGGTATCATGGGTAATAATAATCAATTAGCTCAAGAAGTTGTAAATAATGCTGAAAAAGCAGGTGAATATGCTACTGTTTTACACTTTAATAGATTTTTAAAGAAAACAATCAAATCTGAGGTTGCAGATATAAATAATATTGCAAACACTAGATATGGAGGTTCGATTACAGCGGGAATTTTCTTAGAAAAATTTATTTCAAAAGAAAATAAAGATAAATGGGTACACCATGATATCGCTGGACCTGCCTATGTCGAGAAGGCTTGGGGATATAATCCATTTGGTGGAAGTGGTGCAGGAGTTAGAATGACTCTTGAGTTTTTAAAGAATATTAAATAATGTTATAGTATATTTTCATTAGGAGAAAAAATGATAAATATTGAGAAAAAACCTAAAGTTTTAGTTATTGGTGACTTAATGATTGATTCATACCTTATGGGGTCTTGTGACAGAATAGCAACAGACGCTCCTATCCCTGTTGTTGATGTAACAAAAGAAGAATCAGTTTTAGGTGGTGCAGGTAATGTTATAAGAAACCTTGCTTCATTAGGTGCAAAAGTTAGTGTAATGTCTGTTGTTGGTGATGATGACAATGCAAAACTTTTAAAGCATCTTTTAGATGAAATTCAAACAAAATCTTTTTTGATTGAACAAAAAGGACGTAAAACATCTAAAAAAACTAGAATTGTCGCAGGTAACTCTCAAGTATTTAGATTTGACCATGAAAGTAAAAATAATATCTCTTTTGATAATGTAAAAAGTCTTTACTCTAAATTAGTTGAAAAAATAAAAGCATACGATGCAATTTTGTTAGCAGATTATGGAAAAGGTGTTTTAACTAAAGATTTTACTCAAAAAATTATTGCTTATGCAAATAAGAACAATGTTAAAACAATCGTTGATCCATATGGAAGTGATTATACAAAATACAAAGGTGCTACTTTAATTATTCCAAATAAAGAAGAAGCACAAGCTGTATCAAACATAGAAATCTCTAATGATGATAAGTTATTAGATGCTTTAAAAGCTATTCAAAAAGAGTTTGATACAGAACATGCAATTATAACTTTAGCAGAAGAGGGTATTGCAGTATTAAGAGAGAATAAATTATCAGTTATGCCAACTGTTCCATTAGAAGTATTTGATGTAACAGGTTCTGGTGATACTGTATTAGCATCAATTGGATTTTCACTAGGGTTAAACAACTCTATTTATGATTCAGTTGAGTTTGCAAACTTAGCTACAGGTGTAGTATTAAGAAAAACTGGAACAGCTACAGTTTCGATTGATGAAATTCAATCAGACCAAGTATATTTAGATAGAAAATTAATAGAAAAAAACTTAGCTTGTAAAGTAAAATAAAACTATATTAGGAAATGACATGGAAAATAGTTATTCAGTATTATATGCAGAGGATGATGAAAGCGTAAGAAAGAATTACGTTTTATATTTAGAGAAGTATTTCGATAAGATTTATGAAGCAAGTGATGGGCTAGAAGCTCTTAACTTATATAAAGATAAGAAGCCAAATATCTTACTTCTTGATATTACTATGCCACAATTAAATGGTTTAGAAGTTATTAGGAAGATTAGAGAAGTTGACCAAACTACGCCAATTATTGTTTTAAGTGCACACTCTCATAAAGAGTATCTTTTTGAGGCTATTAAATTAAATCTTGTGGATTATTTAATTAAGCCAATCAATAGAAATGAGTTTAAAGAAGTTATTGAAAACTCTTTTGAAAGATTAAAAAATGATACAGTAAATGATGAAGATAAAGTT contains:
- the lysS gene encoding lysine--tRNA ligase, which translates into the protein MFENKYIQQRIEKANVLRELGVNPYANDSARNTTISKYLNVNTDIFQKEDKRDENRHYTVAGRIKFFRLMGKASFLKIEDESGILQIYVARDNLPEGFYNNIFKKNIEVGDIIEVTGYPFITGKGELSLHVHDLTILTKSISPLPEKYHGIQDKELRYRQRYLDLIMNSQVRKTFHIRSKVISLTRRFFEDKGFLEVETPMMHPIPGGANAKPFVTHHNALGVDRFLRIAPELYLKRLIVGGFEAVFEINRNFRNEGMDATHNPEFTSIEFYWAYKTYKDLIDITKEYFEYLFEHLDLPMTLPYGDVEIDFTKFSEVPLIESLTTIGGVPADITEDKDKIIAFMKEKNLEVNEAMNLGQLQGELFDEYVEEKLINPTFITEYPVEISPLARRNDEKPHLTDRFELFIAGKEIANAFSELNDPLDQLQRFEGQIAAKDAGDDEAHEMDEDFVNALSYGMAPCAGQGIGIDRLVMMLTNEHSIRDVLLFPAMKPIKHEIDLHAEEDEDEK
- a CDS encoding CvpA family protein, with protein sequence MQEFTAFDIIILSITVLLGLKGLMKGFIKEVFGLVGIIGGIFVASRLSENIGGIIAPILALENGSTNKLIGFIVGLIGFWIILYVAGIIISNIFSASGLGIFDRILGFLFGSAKIFFIFSVITYAVYQIESFRNLLDEKVSTSITFPLLVKTGDFIIKLDPADFTKKIEEKLPSNEDGEKVNISEEAKKTFEELKTTTNETIESTKEAVNKEIEKATKEATENIVNSISNEENTTNTEKGN
- the ispG gene encoding flavodoxin-dependent (E)-4-hydroxy-3-methylbut-2-enyl-diphosphate synthase, yielding MNNVKRYPTKKIFVGDVAIGGDAPISVQSMTYSKTSDVEATVEQIRALHFAGADIVRVAVPDLKAANALKAIKEQTSLPLVADIHFNYKLALIAAEVVDCIRLNPGNIGDKKRVTEVVKACQQRNLPIRIGVNCGSLESQFEDKYGQTARGMVESADYNIKYLEDLGFDDIKVSLKASDVQRTVEAYRMLRPMNNYPFHLGVTEAGTQFHSTIKSSIALGSLLLDGIGDTLRVSMTGELEKEIEVGRAILKDAGLVQEGLNIISCPTCGRIEADLVSAVAEVEEKTKHIKTPLNVSVMGCVVNALGEAKAADVAIAYGKGVGLIIKKGETIAKLPTDQLLDRFLKEVEFEAKKEGNN
- a CDS encoding replicative DNA helicase; amino-acid sequence: MDSVYSINIERAVLSSVLFNPEELEDILGVLKPKDFYLPAHQKIYEVMSKLHDESMPIDEEFIKKRVDSKDVDDSILLEILSANPITNTLAYVKEIKDGSVKRELATLATTIKKVAIEDEVSANDALDTVQGELYKISTDSATSELKEMETITSDTLSYIKKMKELGNTHLTGQTTGFYDLDKRTTGFNEGDLVILAARPAMGKTALVLNMALANVEAGKGVIFFSLEMPAEQLMLRMLAAKTSIPLQNLRKGDMDDNQWANLTGAFEDLNQKKLFVDDGGSININQLRARVRKLAQNEDNKISMVIIDYLQLMQGTGNKDRHQEVSDISRGLKMLAREMKIPVIALSQLNRGLENRPDKRPMLSDLRESGAIEQDADIIMFVYRDDVYRERDEARKEKEAKDKGEEYKSTFVNKPEEEAEIIIGKQRNGPIGTVKLDFQKQYTRFVDKENSNDAPIEVVFESISDTEKEANIEVPNIL
- a CDS encoding type II secretion system protein gives rise to the protein MKKAFSLLELIFAIVVIGIIASFAVPKYIDTRDSALASTIKRDLITVITSVQSYYLINQEIEKITDSVSVNESNWLVEDKKMLFNDKKEECLSLELSESSIIITIEPSKGNVCKILEEMGVKSETFDLI
- the gmhB gene encoding D-glycero-beta-D-manno-heptose 1,7-bisphosphate 7-phosphatase, which produces MTKAVFLDRDGVVNVEKNYLYKIEDFEFIDGIFDSLKKVQNLGYKLFIITNQSGIGRGYYTKEDFEKLTSWMLQEFRNNEIVISQVELCPHGPNDNCLCRKPKTGMIDKILENHNIDLENSWLVGDKSSDIKCAKNAGILNTIQVKSGHKFNENESLAKYICESIKDIDKIIQT
- a CDS encoding adenine phosphoribosyltransferase produces the protein MVLTQEEKKIINDSIRDIKDFPKEGIVFKDITTLLNNKEAYQTLMNHLEQRYKSYDLDYVAGIDSRGFIFGAALADRLKVGFVPVRKKGKLPSTTVCEKYELEYGFDEVEIHLDAFPKKNARVLMIDDLIATGGTANAAAKLIKHVDADLVEVCFLLNLTFLEGAKKVEEHAPVYSILEI
- the trpB gene encoding tryptophan synthase subunit beta is translated as MKENNIYIPKKSKFDPDENGHFGEFGGRYVPETLMPILKELEEEYNKYRFDKGFWTEVNDLLKDYVGRENPLYLARNVSEEIGAKVYLKREDLNHTGAHKVNNVIAQGLLAKKLGKTKVIAETGAGQHGVATATIAALLGLDCTVFMGAKDVERQELNVFRMKLLGAKVIAVESGSRTLKDAMNDAIRYWVTNARDTFYIIGTVAGPHPYPLMVRDFQAIIGYEARKQILEKEGKLPDYVLACIGGGSNAIGMFSHFLEDEEVTCVGIEAGGLGLDTDKHGCSLEKGKPGILHGQCSYLLQDENGQVLEAHSISAGLDYPGIGPEHSFHKDNKSVQYDSVTDDEAMDAFVWLSRKEGIIPAFESAHAIAYLKKAKDKLQGKTVIISLSGRGDKDMVQAKEILHFD
- a CDS encoding DedA family protein; translation: MKEFLRNNAGKILFIVVALFVVFLGYSLYQAPVEGIENRFVYLLKTYGYIILFAWSILEGEAGLIMAGLLSHTGDMNMYMAIFIAGLGGFVGDQIYFYTGRFNKSYVHRKFKGQRRKFALAHILLQKYGWPIIFVQRYMYGMRTIIPISIGLTRYSAKTFAFINLISAWCWAAITIVPTWYFGEEILIVLKWLKEHWYYALPFALLIGGSIVYYFHVMTKKKEK
- a CDS encoding leucyl aminopeptidase, with translation MVLNLIEKNIKKVNTDLEIIIVDSIKNLKEKEILENLGFEAKDEVSVLLPESRKIFVGCEANDYDSLAIAIATAVKKFNSTKFTSAKVKAEKESLKALVEGAALGAYKFDKYKSEKKKEKEKELNFCIEKVTKTIKNSFEESLEIAKAVNKTRDMVNTTPDDFYPDVMAKEAKDIAKETKLECVIHGEKYLEKNAMFAMLSVGRASRHESKLIHLSYKPSNAKKKIVLVGKGLTYDSGGLSLKPADFMTTMKSDKSGGCAVLGIMSVISKLQLPFEVHGIVGAVENMIGGDAYKPDDVLKAKNGTTIEVKNTDAEGRLVLADCLCYAQDEIKNIDYLFDYATLTGACVVGVGEYTSGIMGNNNQLAQEVVNNAEKAGEYATVLHFNRFLKKTIKSEVADINNIANTRYGGSITAGIFLEKFISKENKDKWVHHDIAGPAYVEKAWGYNPFGGSGAGVRMTLEFLKNIK
- the rfaE1 gene encoding D-glycero-beta-D-manno-heptose-7-phosphate kinase, whose amino-acid sequence is MINIEKKPKVLVIGDLMIDSYLMGSCDRIATDAPIPVVDVTKEESVLGGAGNVIRNLASLGAKVSVMSVVGDDDNAKLLKHLLDEIQTKSFLIEQKGRKTSKKTRIVAGNSQVFRFDHESKNNISFDNVKSLYSKLVEKIKAYDAILLADYGKGVLTKDFTQKIIAYANKNNVKTIVDPYGSDYTKYKGATLIIPNKEEAQAVSNIEISNDDKLLDALKAIQKEFDTEHAIITLAEEGIAVLRENKLSVMPTVPLEVFDVTGSGDTVLASIGFSLGLNNSIYDSVEFANLATGVVLRKTGTATVSIDEIQSDQVYLDRKLIEKNLACKVK